One window of the Macaca thibetana thibetana isolate TM-01 chromosome 13, ASM2454274v1, whole genome shotgun sequence genome contains the following:
- the DGUOK gene encoding deoxyguanosine kinase, mitochondrial isoform X2: MMYREPARWSYTFQTFSFLSRLKVQLEPFPEKLLQARKPVQIFERSVYSDRYIFAKNLFENGSLSDIEWHIYQDWHSFLLWEFASRLTLHGFIYLQASPQVCLKRLYRRAREEEKGIELAYLEQLHGQHEAWLLHKTTKLHFEALMNIPVLVLDVNDDFSEEVTKQEDLMREVNTFIKNL, from the exons ATGATGTACCGGGAGCCAGCACGATGGTCCTACACATTCcagacattttcctttttgagCCGCCTGAAAGTACAGCTGGAGCCCTTCCCTGAGAAACTCTTACAGGCCAGGAAGCCAGTACAGATCTTTGAGAGGTCTGTGTACAGTGACAG GTATATCTTTGCAAAGAATCTTTTTGAAAATGGTTCCCTCAGTGACATCGAGTGGCATATCTATCAGGACTGGCATTCTTTTCTCCTGTGGGAGTTTGCCAGCCGGCTCACATTACATGGCTTCATCTACCTCCAGGCTTCTCCCCAG GTTTGTTTGAAGAGACTGTACCGGAGGgccagggaggaagagaaaggaattgaGCTGGCCTATCTAGAGCAGCTGCATGGTCAACACGAAGCCTGGCTTCTTCACAAGACCACGAA GCTCCACTTTGAGGCTCTGATGAACATTCCAGTGCTGGTGTTGGATGTCAATGATGATTTTTCTGAGGAAGTAACCAAACAAGAAGACCTCATGAGAGAG GTAAACACCTTTATAAAGAATCTGTAA